Sequence from the uncultured Bacteroides sp. genome:
ACTTTTGAAAGAATTACTGGAATCATTGCAACTTTTGATTCAAAAGAAGCCAACCCGTCATTAAAAGTGGCTTTACCACCACCACCTGTTACAGCAAAGCTTCCTGAAAAAGTCCAGTTTTTCTTCTTATAAGCTGCCTGAAAGCTCGGAATGAAAGGAGCTGAAGCTTCACCCTTAAATTCTTTAGTTGCAGATCCTCCGTTTCCTACGAATGGAGCAAAAGTAGAATTAATGGTTCTTGTTTGGAAAGCACTCTGTCCATTAAAAGACAAATGAAAACCATCATTCAGGAAAGCAACACCCGCTGGATTAGAATAAACAGCATCAATTTCGGTTGACGCACCACGGGCAATATTACGAAGAAAAGCAACGTTCTGATTTGTATTTGTTAAAAGCCCCCCTGCAAAAGTTGGAACTGAAACGATTAATAGCATAATGCTAATCAGGGATAATTTTTTCATATTATTCTTTTTTAAATATTTTGCGCGCAAAGGTAGCATAAATTAGCACACTACAAACACATTTGTGCTATTATTTCTCTTTCCTTGTCAATAATTAGCAAAACTAGAAATCAAAAGAAACTGTTTCAATAGAAACAAATATTCTTTTTACTTTCTTTCATTACTTCCGCATAACCTGAAATGCATTCTATCAGTCACAAAAAAAGAATAGGTTATCCATCTTGGGTAACCTATTCTTCATTACTAATCAATCTTTCAAACTAATTCAAAACGAACTCTACTGCTGATCTTATATCTGTAGAAGATGAACCAATATAAACTTTAAACGTTCCCGGTTCTGCCACCCAACTATGAGCCGTTTCGCTAAAGAATTTAAGAGCATCTTGTCCAATCTTAAATGAAACAGTTTGTTCCTCTCCCGGAGCAAGTTCTATCTTTTGAAAAGCCTTCAACTCCTTCACTGGACGAAGTACACTACATTTTTCATCACCAATATAAAGCTGAACAACTTCTTTGCCTTTCACCTTTCCAATATTCTTCACCGGAATAGTAATAGTTAACTCCTCTGAACCCGAAATATTCTTTTTATCGGCAACAGCTTTTCCATATTTAAACTGAGTATAACTCAATCCGTGACCAAATGGGAAAAGAGCCGGAATCTTTTTAGTGTCGTGCCAACGGTAACCTACCAGAATATCTTCTTTGTATACTTCTTTAACGCCATCTCCCGGATAAGATATAGCACCAAATGAGTGTGCAGCATTATCGGCTAATTTTACAGGGAATGAGAATGGCAGCTTTCCGCTTGGATTAACATCTCCACTAAGTACATCGGCAATGGCATTTCCTGATTCAGAACCCAGATACCATGCCTGCAAAATGCTTGGAATACTCTTTATCCAAGGCATCTCAACAGCATTTCCACTTAAAAGAACCATAACGATATTCTTGTTTACTTTCAGCATATCGTTTATTAATTCGTTTTGTCCGAAAGGAAGAGCCAACGATTTACGGTCGGCATTCTCGCAATCCTGAAAATTATTCTTATTTAATCCACCTACAAAAATAATCAGATCAGCTTCGGCTGCCTGCCTTACAGCTTCCCGACGAAGTGAATCTGTATCGAAACCCGGTTTAATTTCACGATCATACACTGGTTTGCCCGATGCATATCCCATTGTATATTTTATCTTATCGCCAAATTTAGCTTGTAGTCCGGCCAATGGAGAAACTTCTTTCTTCACCTTCAGGACAGAAGACCCTCCACCTTCAGTCAAACGACGGATTGCGTTCTCTCCTACCACCAGAATTGAGCGGTATTTTCTGGCATCCAACGGAAGAATAGCGCCCTTTTTCTTATCTGTTTCATTCTTTAAAAGAACAATTCCTTCCTGAGCCACAGTACGTGCAACAGTATAATGTTCTTCATTAGTAAAAGATCCCCAAGGGCGATCACTATTCATAGCTGTACGGAAAATCAACCTAAGAATACGACTTGCTTTATCTTCAATAGTACTCATTGGATAAGTGCCATCTTTTAATCCTTTCAGGTAAGCTGATGCTAAATAGTAATCATCATACGCAAACTTCTTGCCCGAACTAAGGCCATTGGTATACGATCCCATTTCAATATCCAGTCCGTTAAGAACAGCTTCCTTTGTATCATGCGCCCCACCCCAGTCGGTAATTACACATCCGTCGAATTTCCATTCCCCTTTCAGGATTTTATTCAATAATAGATCGTTGTGACAAGCGTGTTCTCCGCGCACCTTATTATATGAGCCCATTATGCTCCAGCTTCCGCCATCAACAATTGCAGCCTTAAATGCGGGAAGATAGATCTCATTAAGCGCACGATCACTTAACTCTACATCAATATTTCCACGCCAAACTTCCTGATTATTTAATGCATAATGTTTCACACAAGCTGAAACACCATTAGATTGTACTCCTTTTACATAAGGAACTACCATGATGGAGGCGAGATATGGATCTTCGCCCATATATTCAAAATTACGACCGTTTAGCGGAGTACGGTAAATATTTACACCAGGCCCCAACAATACATCTTTTCTACGATAACGCGCCTCTTCACCAACAGCTTTACCATAAATAGCCGACATCTTAGGGTTCCAGGTAGCAGCCAGACAAATTAGTGCAGGAAAAGCAGTACAGGAATCGTTCGTCCATTCGGCATTTCCCCAACTATCCCAAAGAATTTCTTCGCGAACACCGTGAGGACCATCGCTCATCCATATCTCAGGAATTCCCAAACGAGGCACACCGTGACTGCTAAACTTGGACTGCGCTGAGCAAAGTTTTACTTTCTCTTCCAGTGTCATACGTGAAAGCGCATCTTTTACCCGCACTTCAATAGGTTGTTTCTGGTCGAGATACGCAGGCACTTGCTGAGCCTTTAACGAAGCAGCACCCATTGTCAGTGCCATTGCTGCATAAATTAATTTCAGTTTCATATTAGATTCGTTATGTTATTTTGTTGTATTAATAAGTAATTCATTACTTCTCAGTTTACCCGAAGTTGCCTTCAGAGTGATATTTCCATTATTTTCAGTTGATTGAATCACAACAAGGCATTTTCCATAGAAAGCCTTACGGAAATTAGTCTTGAAGCTTTCACCGCTTATCGAACTACCGTTATCAACTCCTACAATAGTTCCGGCTCCTTTCAGATCAAAATTAATCAGATTATCTGCATTAGGACAAAGATTTCCATCTTTATCTCTTACTTCTGCAGTTACAAAACTAAGATCTTTACCATTGGCAGTAATCCGTTTTCTATCGGCAGTCATAACAATCTGCGCAGGAGCACCAGCTGTTTTTATCTCTTTGGTGAGAACTACCTTACCGGCTTTACGGGAGACAACCTTTATTGTTCCGGGAGTAAACTTCAGACGCCACATCACATGAAAGTCATCTTTGCCTTTTGTCTTAACCCCTTGTGATTTTCCATTGAGAAAGAGTTCAACTTCATCGGCATGATTATAGTAAGCCCACACATCAACTGTTTCACCCAGCTTCCAGTTCCAATGAGGAAAGACATGAAGTACATCTTTATTTGTCCATTCGGACTGATACATATAATATATATCCTTCGGAAATCCGGCCAAATCTACAATACCAAAGTAGGAACTTCGTGCAGGCCAATCGTAAGGAGTAGGTTCTCCAAGGTAATCAAATCCTGTCCAGATAAACATTCCGCTGATAAAATCATTGTTCTTCACCAATCTCCAGGTATCTTCGTGAGTAGATCCCCACGGAGCATGACAATTGTCATACGAAGAACAGGAATAAGAATCATCATGAAAAGGAATATCCCAACGGACTGGCCAGATATACATACTATCACTTGGCATACGGTAATAACCACGAGTCATCAATGCAGATATGGATTCCGTTACAATAAAAGGCTTACCGGGGAAATTCTTGTACACATCTTTAAAGTACGATTCATGATAATTAAAACCAATAATATCCAAAGCATTAGAACGGAAAAGGTGATTATTAGGATCTGGCTCATTACAACCGGATGTAATTGGGCGGGTTGGATCAAGTGTTTTAACCATATCGGCCAACTTTAAGGTAAGCAATGAGTTTATACTCATCGAGTCTCCCTTTTGTGCCAGCATTTTTGGATCACGTTTAAAGTTAAGCAATAAATTGGCAGCCTGAAGATCCAGAGTATCTGCATTAGCATCAGTCCACTGTTCCAGTACTTCATTGCCAATGCTCCACATAAAAATGGAAGGATGATTACGGTCACGAAGAATATGATCTGTTAAATCGCGCTCATGCCACTCATTAAAGTAACGGGAATAGTCGTGTGATGTTTTTTTCTTGCGCCACATATCAAATGATTCGTCCATCACAATAAAACCCATACGGTCACATAGATTTAGTAGTTCAGGAGCAGGAGGATTGTGCGAACAGCGAATGCCATTACAACCCATATTTTTCAGGATCTCCAACTGACGCTGGATAGCACGGGTATTAACTGCCGAACCCAGACAGCCCAAATCGTGATGCATACACACTCCATTTATTTTAGTAGGAACACCATTCAGGATAAATCCTTTTTTTTCATCAAATATAAAGTTACGAATTCCAAAAGGAGTTTCATACTGATCAACCACTTTTCCGCCTACACTTATTTGAGATACTACTTTATATAAATAAGGATTCTGCAGTGTCCATAATTCTGGTCTGGATAGTTCAAGGTTTTGTTTCACCTCCTGCGCTTTACCTGCTGCAACTTTCACAGTGGAAACACTTCTCTTCAGTTCCGCACCTTTATTATCGAGAATCAGTGAACGAAGTTCAGCAGTAACTTCAGCCTTTGAATCATTTTTTATTTGAGTGGCAATGGCAATGGATGCTTCATCTTTAGAAACTTTCGGAGTAGTAACGTATGTTCCCCACTGATCAACATGCACGGGATCTGCAACAGTAAACCACACATTCCGGTAAATTCCGCAACCAGAATACCAACGAGAGTTGGGTTGCTCACTATTATCCACTCGAACTGCAATCACATTTTTCTGTCCAAACTTGAGGTAAGGAGTCAGGTCATACCGGAAAGAGATATAACCATAAGGACGTTTTCCCAGCTTAGTGCCGTTAATCCACACTTCGGCATCCATATATACACCATCAAAATCAACAAACACTTTTTTTCCTTTATTTACTGGATCCAAAGTAAAGGTCTTCCGGTACCAGCCTACTCCACCAGGCAAAGCTCCACCACCACAACCGGAAGGATTGTCTTTGCTAAACTCTCCTTCAATCGCCCAATCGTGAGGAAGGTTCAGCTTCCGCCACGAATTATCTTTGTAACCAGGCGAGAAAGCCTCGGGGATTTCGCCTAAATGGAAGGTCCAGTTTTTATTAAAGTCTGATATAACACGGGATGTCATACCGTAGCCAGAAACAGATAAAAGCATTAATAATGCAAAAACTGCGGAAAAATTTAAGATGTGTTTCTTCATAATTTATAAAGTTACGAGAATTCTTTTTATTTCCTTGTACAAAACAATTCATTCTTCTGTAGAAAAGAATGAATTGTTTTGTACAGAAGAATACAATCTTTTGTACAAGGATTTATTTACCACTCAGGTTATAATTTAATAACTTGCTTTAAGCCATTATATTTTACCGCCTTACCTTTAATTTTTAAATCGAACGGTTTCGGAGTAGATTTGTTCACATATACCACATTGAACGAACGTTCTTTAGGCATTCCTTTGAATTCACCTTTACGATCACCAATAGTCAGAGACTTAGAGACTTCATCATAAGAGAATTCAATAGTAGCATATTTACCTTTCTCATAATTATAATTATCACCCTCGTCTTCATACAGTGTAAATGAGCCATTTTGTCCACCATATATATATAAGGTAATATGATCTGCCGGTTTTTCACTTGTATATTGAATATTTGGACCGTAAGGAATAATAGCTCCTTCGTGAGCATAAAGAGGCATTTTCTCGTAAGGAGCATCAACTTTCAAAGTTTGTCCGCCACGAACATATTTTCCGGTATAGAAATCATACCATCCCGTTGTCTCAGGGAAATATACTTCACGGGTACGAGCTCCGTATTGATACACCGGACAAACCATGAGCGAAGGACCAAACATATACTGATCACCTATATTATTTACTTTAGTATCCTTTTCAAAATCCATCACCAAGGCACGCATAATTGTGTAATCCTTGAAATAAGTCATTCCAGCAAGTGAATAAATGTATGGCATCATGCTATAACGCAGTTTTGTATAATATACTATTGACTGATAAGCAGGATGATTATCAGGGGCTATATTATATACTTCGCGGTAAGGAAACTGACCATGAGCCCGGAACAAAGGAGCAAATGAACCAAACTGATACCAGCGGGTGTTGAGTTCACGCCACTCTTTCAGGTCGGCATTCTCATCTCCGGTCTTATCAAACACACGTTGACCTCTTTCATACCTTTTTTCCACACAGAATCCACCAATATCCATAGTCCAGTAAGGTATACCAGCCATCGAGAAATTAAGTCCGGCAGAAATTTGTGCCTTCATATCTTCCCATCGGGTCCCAATATCTCCACTCCATGTTGCAGTAGAATAACGTTGCAATCCTGCAAATCCTGAACGGGTTAAAAGGAATACACGCTTGTCAGGGTCAACGCCTCTTTGTCCTTCATAGATTGCCTGAGCATTCATCAAGGCATAAGTATTGAAATATTTAGTTGAAGGGCCCAAAGCTGTAGGGCCACACAGTTTCTTTCGGTATTCCATATCCGTACAGTCGCGTACATTAGGTTCAGAAGCATCCATCCACCATGCATCAAAACCTTTTTTATAGAGCTTATCCTGCATTTGTTTCCAGAAGAGTTTACGTGCCCCTTCAGAATAAGCGTCATAGAATGAGCCTACATATCCTTTACCTACCCAATCCTTAATACTGTCCTTGACTGCTTGCTGATACATCCATCCATTTTTGTCGAACGCCTTATAATTATCCGTGGTTACATAGAACTTCGGCCAAACAGAAATCATGATTTTTGCATTCATTTGGTGAACAGAATCAACCATCGCTTTTGCATCCGAGAAACGTGCCAAATCAAAATCATGGCTACCCCATGCATTTTCGGGCCAGTAGTTCCAGTCGAGAACAATATTATCAATTGGAATTTCACGTTTACGGAATTCTTTCAATGTGCCCAACAATTCATTCTGCGTTTTGTAACGTTCACGACTTTGCCAGTAACCCATCGCCCATTTGGGCATAACCTGAGATTTACCAGTCAGTTTGCGGTACCCGCTGATTACCTCATCCATATTTTTGCCTTTGATGAAATAGTAATTTATCTCATTGCCCATTTCACTATAAAGAGCCAGTTTGTTTTGTTGGCTATCAGGAACAGGACTCAAAGCCTTCAGTGCAAGGTAAGAAACTCCGCCATCAGGCTTCCATTCAATCCGGATTGGAACACGTTTGCCTTTTTCCAGATGAACAGTAAACTTATAATTATTAGGATTCCAGGCTGTACGCCAGCGTTCCTGCACCACCTTAACATTATTAATATAGACCTCTGTATAACCGGCATAGTATAACCAAAAACGATAAACTCCACTTTGATCAGCTTCCAATTCACCAGAGTAAGTTACATTGGCGCCATCAAACGGAAAATTATCCGGAAGATTCTTAATTGTTTTAATATCCTCATAATCAACAGTAGATTCGGTACGGGTCACAGTTGCTTTCCCTGATCTCGAATCCGGAACATAAGTAGCAGTCAATCCTCCCTCTTTGCCGTTTGCATCGAAAAGCTTAAACTGATTCAATTGAGCATAATCACGATCATCACCAAATTTACTCAAAGAATAGTTATCCCATAAAATTCCATAGTTCTTGTTTGAGAGAACAAAAGGCACAGACACTTTCGTGTTATACTGAAAAAGAGATTCATTCTTACCTTTATAATTAAATTCATCAGACTGGTGTTGACCTAATCCGTAGAAAGCTTCATCATCAGGAGATTCAAAAACCTGGCGCATAGTGTAACCCTTGGTTCCCTCTACTTCAATCGGAGTAAAGGATTTACCACCACCTTTATTTTCTCTGAGAATTGAGTTGCCTTTTATATCAGCAAAGTTAACCTCACCAGTCTTCAGATTAACAAAAGCTTTTAGGTTTTTTGTGGAAAGAACTACAGTCCCATTTTTATTTTCCAGTAGGAAAGAAGGTGTTTTACCCGTTTGAGGAAGAATGATAAGACTCTTCTCTTCAGAAAATTTATCTTCGGGAGTTGCTGATACATGAATTGTTTTATCATTTATCACTTGCAACCGAACCATCTTCAGATCATTACTTTGTTTTTGTTCCAGCTTTACAATAACCCCATCTGCTGTTTTCTCATATTCAGGTTTAACACAAGACATAAACAGTAATCCTGCTAATAAATAAATAGACGTATTTCTCATCATTCACTAAATATTTTTATTCATTTCTATCAATGTTGTAAAATTACAATATTTTAAAATAACCTACCCTATGCATTTGTTTTCTTAGCGTATGCTTTTTGATAGTCAAGGGTATTTATATGTTTCTTCATGGGGTACCATTTGTTACATACCTAAACAAAGGACTAAACTTTCTTAATTTCACTATCAGTTTTACAGAAATATATTTGGGTATACCGAAGAATTTGACTTTATTTGCAATGACAATATAAAATTAAAACGAATTATGACAAACACTTCTATGCCTCACAATAACCTATCAGGGCTTAAGCGTGAGGACTTCCAAAAAACAATCGATGGTAAATCAACCGATTTATTCATTCTCAAAAATAATAAAGGTGTAGAAATAGCAGTAACAAACTATGGTGCAGTGACACTTGCAATAATGACTCCTGATAAAAACGGGAACTATTCAAATGTTATTTTGGGACATGACACTATTGATAAAGTTATAAATAGTCCGGAACCTTTTCTAAGCACCACTATCGGACGATATGGCAATAGAATTGCTAAAGGAAAATTCACTTTATGTGGCAAAGAATATACACTTGCTACAAATAACGGACCTAACTCTCTGCATGGAGGACCAAAAGGTTTTCACGCTGTAGTATGGGATGCCAAACAAATTAACGAGCAAACACTTGAACTGAAATATACAGCACAAGATGGCGAAGAAGGATTCCCGGGAAAGCTGGATGTGGTAATGACTTATTCATTAACTGATGCAAATGAGTTTTTAATAAACTATAAAGCTAAAACAGACAAAACCACAATCGTTAACTTAACCAATCACGGTTTCTTCAATCTTGCCGGCATAGCCAATCCCACCCCTACCGTTCTCAACAATATTCTTACTATTAACGCTGATCACTATACTCCTATTGATGCTGTATGTATCCCATTTGGTGAAATAGCCAAAGTAGAAGGAACACCTCTGGACTTCAGAACTCCTCATGTTGTAGGTGAACGTATCAACGATAAACATCAGCAAATCGAAAACGGAGCAGGATATGATCATTGCTTTGTACTAAACAAAAAAGAAGCAGGCGAACTTAGCTTTGCAGTGAAATGTGTTGAACCAAACAGCGGACGTTTCATGGAAGTATATACAACAGAACCAGGTGTACAACTTTACTCCGGCAATTGGCTAAATGGTTTCAGTGGAGCACATGGAGCTACTTTCCCAGCAAGAAGTGCTATATGTTTCGAAGCACAACTTTTCCCTGATACTCCTAATAATCCTCATTTCCCATCTGCAGTTCTTAATCCGGGAGAGGAATACACACAAACAACTATTTATAAGTTCGGAGTAGAACAATAATAAATAGCACATTAAACAAACCTAATTTATAAAAAACAATTTAAATTTAATCACCATGTCTGAAAAAGAGCAACAAAGCTATCTAGGACCATTTATAACACTGGTCTTCTTATTCTTTATCGTCGGATTTCTAACGACAGCAAACGGTCAGTTTCAAGGACCTTTGAAAGCAGCATTTTTAAGTAACGCAGGAGACCTGAAAAATACTTTTGCTACACTTATTTCATTTTCTTGGTTTTTAGCATACCCACTTACAGGAGGAATCGGTTCTTCATGGGTTACAAAATATGGATATAAAGGTACACTGGTTCGTGCATTATTAGTAATGATCATTGGTTTGGGTATCTTTTTCTCATCATCCTGGTACACTGTACAGTTCCCTGGATCAAGCATACAGATTGCATCTGCAAATGTTCCAATGGGATACTTCATTTTCTTACTGGGCTCATTTGTTGTAGGTTCTGCCGCAACAATCCTGCAGGTGGTAATCAATCCTTATTTAACAGCATGTTATGTAAAAGGCACACAAGCCGTTCAACGTTTAAATATTGGTGGTTCATCTAACTCTATCGGTACTACTTTTGCCCCATTCTTCGTAACAGGTATTGTTTTTGGTGGTTTATCAATGGAAGAAGTTCAGCCAAGCCAGTTAATGGTACCATTTGTAGCATTAATGGTAGTAATTGCTGTTATCGTGGGTGTTCTTACAAAACTTTCTTTACCAGACATCCAGGGAACAAAGACAGAAGTCGGCGAAAAACTAGAAAAGAGCGTATGGTCATTCAGCCATTTAACATTAGGCGTTATTGCTATCTTCTTCTACGTTGGAGTTGAAGTAGCTATTGGTGCTAATATCAATCTTTATGCAATTGAAACACAAGGAAAAGCTGGATTATCATTCTTTGGAATGGATTCAGTTGGAATCTTTGGTATTAAATTTGCAATTCCTGCCCTAATGGCAACATTATACTGGGGAGGTATGCTTATAGGTCGTTTGGTTTCAAGTTCATTGAGCAATGTATCTCCACGAGCTCAGCTTGCTGTTACTTCTGTTCTTGCAGCATGTTTTGCCATAGCTTCAATGATTACCGATAATCCTTGGTTACTTGCAGCTGTTGGTTTATTCCACTCTGTAATGTGGGGAGCTATCTTTACTTTATCAGTTGACAAACTTGGCAAATACACATCAAAAGCATCAGGTGTTTTCATGATTGGTGTTGTTGGTGGAGCTATCATACCACTTTTACAAGGTATGCTTGCTGACGCATTAGGCGGATGGAGAATGACTTGGTTTGTGGTTATTTTAGGAGAATTATTTATCCTATATTACGCTTTACTTGGATCTAAAGTTAAGCAATCAGCAGAATAATATAAATATAATGATCTAAGCCTCTTCTTCACAGAAGAGACTTAGATCATGTTACTTTAAATAAAAACACGAATTATGGATATTGAATATGTAAGAAGTCGCTTTGCAAAGCACTTTGACGGAGCAGTAGGCTCTGTATATGCGTCTCCAGGACGTATCAATCTTATCGGAGAACACACAGACTACAATGGTGGATTTGTATTTCCAGGAGCTATCGACAAAGGAATGATGGCCGAAATCAAGATTAATGGTACAGATAAAGTCAGAGCTTATTCTATTGATTTAAAAGATTATACCGAATTTGGATTGAACGAAGAAGATGCTCCACACGCAAGCTGGGCAAGATATATTTTCGGAGTATGCCGTGAAATCATCAAAAGAGGTGGCAAGATTCAAGGATTCGATACTGTTTTTGCAGGTGATGTGCCTCTGGGTGCAGGAATGTCTTCATCAGCAGCATTGGAAAGCACTTACGCTTTTGCATTGAACGAAATGTTCAACTGCGGTATCGATAAGTTTGAACTGGCAAAGATTGGTCAGGCTACAGAACATAACTACTGTGGTGTTAATTGTGGTATTATGGACCAGTTTGCTTCAGTATTTGGTAAAGCAGGTAGCTTAATCCGTTTAGACTGCCGTTCTTTGGAATACAAATACTATCCATTCAACCCAACAGGATACAAAGTCGTATTATTAGACTCAGTTGTTAAGCATGAACTTGCTTCATCTGCATATAACAAACGCCGTCAGTCCTGCGAAACAGTTGTGGCTGCTATCAAAAAGAACCACCCATCAGTTGAATTCCTTCGCGATTGCACTATGGAAATGCTTCAGGCAGTGAAAGCTGACGTAACTGAAGAAGACTACATGCGTGCTGAATATGTTATTGAAGAAATACAACGTGTACTTGATGTTTGCGACGCTTTGGAAAAAGGAGATTATGAAACTGTAGGTGAAAAGATGTATGGCACACACCACGGTATGAGTAAGCTTTACGAAGTAAGCTGTGAAGAACTAGATTTCTTGAATGACTGCGCTAAGAAAAACGGTGTGACTGGCTCACGCGTTATGGGTGGCGGATTTGGTGGATGTACCATCAATTTAGTAAAAGAAGAACTTTATGACGCATTTATTGCTGATGCAAAAGAATCTTTCAAAGCTAAATTTGGCAGAAGTCCTAAAGTATATGATGTGGTTATCAGTGACGGTTCCCGCAAATTAGCTTAAAAATAAGTATTTCCTTATTATATAAGGTGTATCATTCTTTGTTGAATGATACACCTTTTTTTGTGCTATGTTAAACACCTTATTTCCTCAATTTTATTTTCATTTTCTGCTATATAACATACTATAAACTATATAATCATATCAAATTAAGTGTTACTTTTACACTCAATAAATATTACCTTAAAACCATAGAGAAATGAAGAAATTTTGGTTAACACTAAGCATTGCCGCAGCTATACTGACATCCTGCGCCAATAAATCTCAGCAAGGAGCTACACTTTCTGGACTAAAAGCAGAAAACTTCAAGTCAGAAGTAAAAGGGAAACAGACAAATCTGTACATCCTCAAGAACAAAGCCGGAATGGAAGTATGCATTACAAACTTCGGCGGAAGAATTGTTTCTATTATGGTACCTGATAAAAAAGGTAAAATGCAGGATGTTGTACTTGGTTTTGACAGCATTACAAATTATATCCATACCCCAAGTGACTTTGGAGCATCTATAGGAAGATACGCAAATCGTATTAATCAAGGTAAATTTGTACTTGATAAAGATACAATCCAATTACCTAAAAATAACTTCGGACACTGTCTGCACGGAGGACCGGAAGGATGGCAATATCAGGTGTATGATGCTAAGCAACTTAATGACAGTTGCATTGAGCTTACCCGCATTTCTCCAGACAAAGATTCTAATTTCCCTGGAAAAGTTGTAGCTAAAGTTACCTACAAGCTTACTTCAGACAATGCTATAGATATTAGCTATGAAGCTACAACTGATAAGAAAACAATTATAAATATGACTAACCACTCATATTTCAACTTATCAGGAGATCCAAAAAATATTATCACAGATAATACACTTTACGTTAATGCGGATAAATTCACTCCAGTAGACAGTACCTTTATGACTACCGGTGAAATTCTTCCGGTTAAAAACACTCCAATGGATTTCACAACTCCAAAAATTGTAAGTAAAGATATTGATAAGTACGATTATGTACAACTAAAGAACGGAAATGGTTATGATCATAACTGGGTATTGAATACTGCAGGAGATATGACTAAGTTAGCAGCCAAGCTTTCCTCTCCTATCAGTGGTATCACTCTGGAAGTATATACAAACGAACCGGGAATACAGGTTTACACAGGAAACTTCCTTGACGGAAAAGTAAAAGGTAAACGCGGTATTGTATATAACAAACGTGTTGGTATCTGCCTTGAAACGCAACATTACCCTGACAGCCCTAATAAAAAAGACTGGCCATCTGTTATCCTTGAACCAGGACAAACATATAAGAGCCACTGTATTTTTAAATTCT
This genomic interval carries:
- a CDS encoding glycoside hydrolase family 3 C-terminal domain-containing protein, producing MKLKLIYAAMALTMGAASLKAQQVPAYLDQKQPIEVRVKDALSRMTLEEKVKLCSAQSKFSSHGVPRLGIPEIWMSDGPHGVREEILWDSWGNAEWTNDSCTAFPALICLAATWNPKMSAIYGKAVGEEARYRRKDVLLGPGVNIYRTPLNGRNFEYMGEDPYLASIMVVPYVKGVQSNGVSACVKHYALNNQEVWRGNIDVELSDRALNEIYLPAFKAAIVDGGSWSIMGSYNKVRGEHACHNDLLLNKILKGEWKFDGCVITDWGGAHDTKEAVLNGLDIEMGSYTNGLSSGKKFAYDDYYLASAYLKGLKDGTYPMSTIEDKASRILRLIFRTAMNSDRPWGSFTNEEHYTVARTVAQEGIVLLKNETDKKKGAILPLDARKYRSILVVGENAIRRLTEGGGSSVLKVKKEVSPLAGLQAKFGDKIKYTMGYASGKPVYDREIKPGFDTDSLRREAVRQAAEADLIIFVGGLNKNNFQDCENADRKSLALPFGQNELINDMLKVNKNIVMVLLSGNAVEMPWIKSIPSILQAWYLGSESGNAIADVLSGDVNPSGKLPFSFPVKLADNAAHSFGAISYPGDGVKEVYKEDILVGYRWHDTKKIPALFPFGHGLSYTQFKYGKAVADKKNISGSEELTITIPVKNIGKVKGKEVVQLYIGDEKCSVLRPVKELKAFQKIELAPGEEQTVSFKIGQDALKFFSETAHSWVAEPGTFKVYIGSSSTDIRSAVEFVLN
- a CDS encoding glycoside hydrolase family 2 TIM barrel-domain containing protein, with the translated sequence MLLSVSGYGMTSRVISDFNKNWTFHLGEIPEAFSPGYKDNSWRKLNLPHDWAIEGEFSKDNPSGCGGGALPGGVGWYRKTFTLDPVNKGKKVFVDFDGVYMDAEVWINGTKLGKRPYGYISFRYDLTPYLKFGQKNVIAVRVDNSEQPNSRWYSGCGIYRNVWFTVADPVHVDQWGTYVTTPKVSKDEASIAIATQIKNDSKAEVTAELRSLILDNKGAELKRSVSTVKVAAGKAQEVKQNLELSRPELWTLQNPYLYKVVSQISVGGKVVDQYETPFGIRNFIFDEKKGFILNGVPTKINGVCMHHDLGCLGSAVNTRAIQRQLEILKNMGCNGIRCSHNPPAPELLNLCDRMGFIVMDESFDMWRKKKTSHDYSRYFNEWHERDLTDHILRDRNHPSIFMWSIGNEVLEQWTDANADTLDLQAANLLLNFKRDPKMLAQKGDSMSINSLLTLKLADMVKTLDPTRPITSGCNEPDPNNHLFRSNALDIIGFNYHESYFKDVYKNFPGKPFIVTESISALMTRGYYRMPSDSMYIWPVRWDIPFHDDSYSCSSYDNCHAPWGSTHEDTWRLVKNNDFISGMFIWTGFDYLGEPTPYDWPARSSYFGIVDLAGFPKDIYYMYQSEWTNKDVLHVFPHWNWKLGETVDVWAYYNHADEVELFLNGKSQGVKTKGKDDFHVMWRLKFTPGTIKVVSRKAGKVVLTKEIKTAGAPAQIVMTADRKRITANGKDLSFVTAEVRDKDGNLCPNADNLINFDLKGAGTIVGVDNGSSISGESFKTNFRKAFYGKCLVVIQSTENNGNITLKATSGKLRSNELLINTTK